A region from the Mycobacterium heidelbergense genome encodes:
- a CDS encoding carotenoid oxygenase family protein, whose protein sequence is MTSTQTTQSRNPYLDGFLAPVGAEVTATDLTVTGHIPEHLDGRYLRNGPNPAAEVDPATYHWFSGDGMVHGVALRDGQARWYRNRWVRSPSVCATLGEPAPARLDPRAGMLSLGANTNVLTHAGRTLALVEAGVANYELTDELDTVGTCDFDGTLAGGYTAHPHRDPRTGELHAVSYSFARGRTVQYSVIDTRGRARRTVDIEVSGSPMMHDFSLTDKYVVIYDLPVTFDPVQALPANVPRWLSLPARLVMQSLIGRVRVPSPISAMINRDPTHSDRMPYAWNPGYPARIGVMPREGGNRDVRWFDIEPCYVYHPLNAYSEMRDGAEVLVLDVVRYSRMFDRDRRGPGDTPPTLDRWTINLTTGAVSTECRDDRPQEFPRINEDLLGGRHRFGYTVGAQFSGAPSALYKHDYGNGSSTAAPLDPDVLIGEMSFVPNPAARAEDDGILMGYGYHRGRDEGQLLLLDAATLESVATVHLPQRVPMGFHGNWAPTG, encoded by the coding sequence GTGACGTCCACGCAAACCACCCAATCCCGGAACCCGTACCTCGACGGCTTCCTGGCGCCGGTGGGCGCCGAAGTCACCGCGACCGATCTCACGGTCACCGGGCACATCCCCGAGCACCTCGACGGACGCTATCTGCGCAACGGACCCAACCCGGCCGCCGAGGTCGACCCCGCCACCTATCACTGGTTCAGCGGCGACGGCATGGTGCACGGGGTTGCGCTGCGCGACGGGCAGGCCCGCTGGTACCGCAACCGGTGGGTGCGCAGCCCCTCGGTGTGCGCCACCCTCGGCGAGCCGGCGCCGGCCCGGCTCGACCCGCGGGCCGGCATGCTCTCGCTGGGCGCCAACACCAACGTGTTGACCCACGCCGGGCGAACCCTGGCGCTGGTCGAGGCTGGCGTCGCCAACTACGAGCTGACCGACGAGCTGGACACCGTCGGGACGTGCGACTTCGACGGCACCCTGGCCGGCGGCTACACCGCTCATCCGCACCGCGATCCGCGCACCGGCGAATTGCACGCCGTGTCCTACTCGTTCGCCCGGGGGCGCACGGTCCAGTACTCGGTGATCGACACCCGGGGACGAGCCCGCCGGACGGTCGACATCGAGGTGTCCGGGTCGCCGATGATGCACGACTTCTCGCTGACCGACAAATATGTGGTGATCTACGACCTGCCGGTGACGTTCGACCCGGTGCAGGCGCTGCCGGCGAACGTGCCGCGCTGGCTGTCGCTGCCCGCCCGGCTGGTGATGCAGTCGCTGATCGGACGCGTCCGGGTCCCGAGCCCGATCAGCGCGATGATCAACCGCGACCCGACGCACTCCGACCGGATGCCGTACGCCTGGAACCCCGGCTATCCGGCGCGCATCGGGGTCATGCCCCGCGAAGGTGGGAACCGGGACGTGCGCTGGTTCGACATCGAACCCTGCTACGTCTACCACCCGCTCAACGCCTATTCCGAGATGCGTGATGGGGCCGAGGTTTTGGTGCTCGACGTGGTGCGCTACTCGCGGATGTTCGACCGCGATCGGCGCGGCCCCGGCGACACCCCGCCCACGCTGGACCGCTGGACCATCAACCTGACGACCGGCGCGGTGAGCACCGAATGCCGCGACGACCGCCCACAGGAATTCCCGCGGATCAACGAGGACCTGCTGGGTGGCCGGCACCGGTTCGGCTACACCGTCGGCGCACAGTTTTCGGGAGCCCCGTCCGCGCTGTACAAGCACGACTACGGGAACGGATCCAGCACGGCCGCCCCGCTGGACCCCGACGTTTTGATCGGCGAGATGTCTTTCGTGCCCAACCCCGCGGCCCGCGCCGAGGACGACGGCATCCTGATGGGCTACGGCTATCACCGCGGCCGCGACGAAGGCCAGCTGCTGCTGCTGGATGCCGCCACGCTCGAGTCGGTGGCCACCGTGCACCTGCCGCAGCGGGTACCGATGGGCTTTCACGGAAACTGGGCGCCCACTGGCTAA
- a CDS encoding DNA-directed RNA polymerase subunit beta', protein MLDVNFFDELRIGLATAEDIRQWSYGEVKKPETINYRTLKPEKDGLFCEKIFGPTRDWECYCGKYKRVRFKGIICERCGVEVTRAKVRRERMGHIELAAPVTHIWYFKGVPSRLGYLLDLAPKDLEKIIYFAAYVITSVDDEMRHNELSTLEAEMMVERKGVEDQRDAELEARAQKLEADLAELEAEGAKADARRKVRDGGEREMRQLRDRAQRELDRLEDIWTTFTKLAPKQLIVDENLYRELVDRYGEYFTGAMGAESIQKLIENFDIDAEADSLRDVIRNGKGQKKLRALKRLKVVAAFQQSGNSPMGMVLNAVPVIPPELRPMVQLDGGRFATSDLNDLYRRVINRNNRLKRLIDLGAPEIIVNNEKRMLQESVDALFDNGRRGRPVTGPGNRPLKSLSDLLKGKQGRFRQNLLGKRVDYSGRSVIVVGPQLKLHQCGLPKLMALELFKPFVMKRLVDLNHAQNIKSAKRMVERQRPQVWDVLEEVIAEHPVLLNRAPTLHRLGIQAFEPMLVEGKAIQLHPLVCEAFNADFDGDQMAVHLPLSAEAQAEARILMLSSNNILSPASGRPLAMPRLDMVTGLYYLTTEVEGDKGEYVAAAKDTPETGVYSSPAEAIMAADRGVLSVRAKIKVRLTQLRPPAAIEAELFGANGWQPGEPWMAETTLGRVLFNELLPHGYPFVNKQMHKKVQAAIINDLAERYPMIVVAQTVDKLKDAGFYWATRSGVTVSMADVLVPPRKKEILDQYEDRADKVEKQFQRGALNHEERNEALVEIWKEATDEVGQALREHYPSDNPIITIVDSGATGNFTQTRTLAGMKGLVTNPKGEFIPRPVKSSFREGLTVLEYFINTHGARKGLADTALRTADSGYLTRRLVDVSQDVIVREHDCQTERGIVVELAERAPDGTLIRDPYIETSAYARTLGTDAVDEAGNVVVARGEDLGDPEIDALLAAGITQVKVRSVLTCATGTGVCATCYGRSMATGKLVDIGEAVGIVAAQSIGEPGTQLTMRTFHQGGVGEDITGGLPRVQELFEARVPRGKAPIADVTGRVRLEEGERFYKITIVPDDGGEEVVYDKLSKRQRLRVFKHDDGSEGVLSDGDHVEVGQQLMEGSADPHEVLRVQGPREVQIHLVREVQEVYRAQGVSIHDKHIEVIVRQMLRRVTIIDSGATEFLPGSLIERAGFESENRRVVAEGGEPAAGRPVLMGITKASLATDSWLSAASFQETTRVLTDAAINCRSDKLNGLKENVIIGKLIPAGTGINRYRNIQVQPTEEARAAAYTIPSYEDHYYSPDFGQATGAAVPLDDYGYSDYR, encoded by the coding sequence GTGCTCGACGTCAACTTCTTCGATGAACTCCGCATCGGCCTGGCGACCGCGGAGGACATCAGGCAATGGTCTTACGGCGAGGTCAAGAAGCCGGAGACGATCAACTACCGCACGCTGAAGCCGGAGAAGGACGGCCTGTTCTGCGAGAAGATCTTCGGACCGACTCGCGACTGGGAGTGCTACTGCGGCAAGTACAAGCGCGTCCGCTTCAAGGGCATCATCTGCGAGCGGTGCGGCGTCGAGGTGACCCGCGCCAAGGTGCGCCGCGAGCGGATGGGCCACATCGAGCTGGCCGCGCCCGTCACGCACATCTGGTACTTCAAGGGCGTGCCGTCGCGGCTGGGATACCTGCTCGACCTCGCCCCGAAGGACCTCGAGAAGATCATCTACTTCGCCGCGTACGTGATCACGTCGGTTGACGACGAGATGCGGCACAACGAGCTGTCGACGCTCGAGGCCGAGATGATGGTGGAGCGCAAGGGCGTTGAGGATCAGCGCGACGCCGAGCTGGAGGCCCGCGCGCAGAAGCTGGAGGCCGACCTGGCCGAGCTGGAGGCCGAGGGCGCGAAGGCGGACGCCCGGCGGAAGGTTCGGGACGGCGGCGAGCGGGAGATGCGCCAGCTCCGCGACCGCGCGCAGCGCGAGCTGGACCGGCTGGAGGACATCTGGACCACGTTCACCAAGCTGGCCCCCAAGCAGCTGATCGTCGACGAGAACCTGTACCGCGAGCTCGTCGACCGCTACGGCGAGTACTTCACCGGCGCCATGGGCGCGGAGTCGATCCAGAAGCTGATCGAGAACTTCGACATCGACGCCGAGGCCGACTCGTTGCGGGACGTCATCCGAAACGGCAAGGGGCAGAAGAAGCTTCGCGCCCTCAAGCGGCTCAAGGTGGTCGCCGCCTTCCAGCAGTCCGGCAACTCGCCGATGGGCATGGTGCTCAACGCCGTCCCGGTGATCCCGCCGGAGCTGCGCCCGATGGTGCAGCTCGACGGTGGCCGGTTCGCGACCAGCGACCTCAACGACCTGTACCGCCGGGTGATCAACCGCAACAACCGGCTCAAGAGGCTGATCGACCTCGGCGCGCCCGAGATCATCGTCAACAACGAGAAGCGGATGCTGCAGGAGTCCGTGGACGCGCTGTTCGATAATGGACGCCGGGGTCGCCCGGTGACCGGGCCGGGCAACCGCCCGCTGAAGTCGCTGTCGGATCTGCTCAAGGGCAAGCAGGGCCGGTTCCGCCAGAACCTGCTCGGCAAGCGCGTCGACTACTCCGGCCGCAGCGTCATCGTGGTCGGTCCGCAGCTCAAGCTGCACCAGTGCGGCCTGCCGAAGCTGATGGCGCTGGAGCTGTTCAAGCCGTTCGTGATGAAGCGGCTGGTCGACCTCAACCACGCGCAGAACATCAAGAGCGCCAAGCGCATGGTGGAGCGCCAGCGTCCCCAGGTGTGGGACGTGCTCGAAGAGGTCATCGCCGAGCACCCGGTGCTATTGAACAGGGCACCGACGCTCCACAGATTGGGCATCCAGGCCTTCGAGCCGATGCTGGTGGAGGGCAAGGCGATTCAGCTGCACCCGCTGGTGTGTGAGGCGTTCAACGCCGACTTCGACGGCGACCAGATGGCCGTGCACCTGCCGCTTTCGGCGGAGGCGCAGGCCGAGGCCCGCATCCTGATGCTGTCTTCCAACAACATCCTGTCGCCGGCGTCCGGCCGCCCGTTGGCCATGCCGCGACTGGACATGGTGACCGGGCTGTACTACCTGACGACCGAGGTCGAGGGCGACAAGGGCGAATACGTTGCGGCGGCGAAGGACACCCCGGAGACGGGCGTGTACTCCTCGCCGGCCGAGGCGATCATGGCGGCCGACCGCGGCGTGCTCTCGGTGCGGGCCAAGATCAAGGTCCGGCTGACGCAGCTGCGTCCGCCCGCCGCGATCGAGGCCGAGCTGTTCGGCGCCAACGGCTGGCAGCCGGGCGAGCCGTGGATGGCCGAGACCACGCTGGGCCGGGTGTTGTTCAACGAGCTGCTGCCGCACGGCTATCCGTTCGTGAACAAGCAGATGCACAAGAAGGTGCAGGCCGCCATCATCAACGACCTGGCCGAGCGCTACCCGATGATCGTCGTCGCGCAGACCGTCGACAAGCTCAAGGACGCCGGCTTCTACTGGGCGACCCGCAGTGGTGTGACGGTCTCCATGGCCGACGTGTTGGTTCCGCCGCGCAAGAAGGAGATCCTCGACCAGTACGAGGACCGGGCCGACAAGGTCGAAAAGCAGTTCCAGCGTGGCGCTTTGAACCACGAGGAGCGCAACGAGGCCTTGGTGGAGATTTGGAAGGAAGCCACCGACGAGGTCGGTCAGGCGCTGCGCGAGCACTACCCCAGCGACAACCCGATCATCACGATCGTCGACTCGGGTGCCACGGGTAACTTCACCCAGACCCGGACGCTGGCCGGCATGAAGGGCCTGGTGACCAACCCGAAGGGTGAGTTCATCCCGCGCCCGGTCAAGTCGTCGTTCCGCGAGGGCCTGACCGTGCTGGAGTACTTCATCAACACCCACGGCGCCCGAAAGGGCTTGGCGGACACCGCGTTGCGCACCGCCGACTCCGGGTACCTGACCCGCCGTCTGGTGGACGTGTCGCAGGACGTCATCGTCCGCGAACACGACTGCCAGACCGAGCGCGGCATCGTCGTCGAGCTGGCCGAGCGCGCGCCAGACGGCACGCTGATCCGCGACCCGTACATCGAAACCTCGGCGTACGCGCGGACTTTGGGCACCGACGCGGTCGACGAGGCCGGCAACGTCGTCGTCGCTCGCGGCGAGGACCTGGGCGACCCGGAGATCGACGCCCTGCTGGCGGCGGGCATCACGCAGGTCAAGGTGCGCTCGGTGCTGACGTGCGCCACCGGCACGGGCGTGTGCGCCACCTGCTACGGGCGGTCCATGGCCACCGGCAAGCTGGTCGACATCGGCGAGGCCGTCGGCATCGTGGCCGCGCAGTCCATCGGTGAGCCCGGCACGCAGCTGACCATGCGGACCTTCCACCAGGGTGGTGTCGGTGAGGACATCACCGGCGGTCTGCCGCGGGTGCAGGAGCTGTTCGAGGCCCGCGTCCCGCGCGGCAAGGCGCCGATCGCCGACGTCACCGGGCGGGTCCGTCTCGAGGAGGGCGAGCGCTTCTACAAGATCACCATCGTTCCCGACGACGGGGGCGAGGAGGTCGTGTACGACAAGCTCTCCAAGCGGCAGCGGCTCCGCGTGTTCAAGCACGACGACGGCTCCGAGGGGGTGCTGTCCGACGGCGACCACGTCGAGGTGGGCCAGCAGCTGATGGAGGGCTCGGCCGACCCGCACGAGGTGCTGCGCGTGCAGGGCCCCCGCGAGGTGCAGATCCACCTGGTCCGCGAGGTCCAGGAGGTCTACCGCGCCCAGGGTGTGTCGATCCACGACAAGCACATCGAGGTGATCGTTCGCCAGATGCTGCGCCGCGTCACCATCATCGACTCGGGCGCGACGGAGTTCCTGCCCGGCTCGCTGATCGAGCGTGCGGGGTTCGAGTCGGAGAACCGCCGGGTGGTGGCCGAGGGCGGCGAGCCCGCCGCCGGTCGTCCGGTGCTGATGGGTATCACGAAGGCGTCGCTGGCCACCGACTCGTGGCTCTCGGCGGCGTCGTTCCAGGAGACCACACGCGTGCTGACCGATGCGGCGATCAACTGCCGCAGCGACAAGCTCAACGGTCTGAAGGAGAACGTGATCATCGGCAAGCTGATCCCGGCCGGCACCGGGATCAACCGCTACCGCAACATCCAGGTGCAGCCCACCGAGGAGGCCCGCGCCGCGGCGTACACGATCCCGTCGTACGAGGATCACTACTACAGCCCGGACTTCGGCCAGGCCACCGGGGCCGCGGTCCCGCTGGACGACTACGGGTATTCCGACTACCGCTAA
- a CDS encoding TetR/AcrR family transcriptional regulator produces the protein MTSETQRDVRGVRDVRGEMLHAAVGLLDEHGPDALQTRRVAGAAGTSTMAVYTHFGGMRGLIAEVAEEGLRQFDAALTVPQTDDPVADLFVTGAAYRRYAIERPHMYRLMFGSTSAHGINAPVRNVLTLTVAEIEQHYPSFANVVRPVHRSTLAGRITACSADDDATVVAVAAQFWALIHGFVMLELAGYYGGDGAAVAPVLGSMTSNLLVALGDLPERVTQSLRSAVLG, from the coding sequence ATGACTTCGGAGACTCAGCGCGACGTTCGCGGTGTTCGTGATGTTCGTGGCGAGATGCTGCACGCCGCCGTCGGCCTGCTCGACGAGCACGGCCCCGACGCGCTGCAGACCCGCCGGGTGGCCGGCGCCGCCGGGACCTCGACGATGGCCGTGTACACCCACTTCGGGGGCATGCGGGGGCTGATCGCCGAGGTCGCCGAGGAGGGCCTGCGACAGTTCGACGCCGCGCTGACGGTGCCGCAGACCGACGACCCGGTCGCCGATTTATTCGTCACCGGCGCCGCCTACCGGCGCTACGCGATCGAGCGGCCGCACATGTACCGGCTGATGTTCGGCAGCACCAGCGCCCACGGCATCAACGCGCCGGTGCGCAACGTGTTGACGCTGACGGTCGCCGAGATCGAGCAGCACTATCCCAGCTTCGCCAACGTGGTGCGCCCGGTGCACCGATCGACGCTGGCGGGCCGGATCACGGCGTGTTCAGCGGATGACGACGCGACGGTCGTGGCGGTAGCGGCACAGTTCTGGGCGTTGATTCACGGGTTTGTGATGCTCGAACTGGCCGGGTATTACGGCGGCGACGGCGCGGCCGTCGCGCCGGTGCTCGGTTCGATGACGTCGAATCTGCTTGTCGCCCTGGGAGATTTGCCCGAGCGGGTGACGCAGTCGTTGCGGTCGGCCGTGTTGGGGTGA
- a CDS encoding ABC transporter ATP-binding protein yields the protein MGVAIEVKGLTKSFGPSRIWEDVTLDIPAGEVSVLLGPSGTGKSVFLKSLIGLLRPERGSIMIDGTDILQCSAKELYEIRTLFGVMFQDGALFGSMNLFDNAAFPLREHTKKKEGEIRDIVMEKLSMVGLGGDEKKFPGEISGGMRKRASLARALVMDPQIILCDEPDSGLDPVRTAYLSQLILDINAQIDATVLIVTHNINIARTVPDNMGMLFRRKLVMFGPREVLLTSDEPVVRQFLNGRRIGPIGMSEEKDEATMAEEQALLDAGHRDGGVEEIEGVPPQIVATPGMPERKAVARRQARVRQILHTLPKEAQAAILDDLEGTHKYRSHEFGG from the coding sequence ATGGGCGTCGCTATCGAGGTGAAGGGACTAACCAAGTCCTTCGGCCCCTCGAGGATTTGGGAAGACGTGACGCTGGATATCCCCGCCGGGGAGGTCAGCGTCCTCCTGGGTCCGTCGGGTACCGGCAAGTCCGTGTTCCTGAAATCCCTGATCGGCCTGCTGCGGCCCGAACGCGGCTCGATCATGATCGACGGCACCGACATCCTGCAGTGTTCGGCCAAGGAGCTGTACGAGATCCGCACGCTGTTCGGCGTGATGTTCCAGGACGGCGCGCTGTTCGGTTCGATGAACCTCTTCGACAACGCCGCGTTCCCGCTGCGTGAGCACACCAAGAAGAAGGAAGGCGAGATCCGTGACATCGTCATGGAGAAGCTGAGCATGGTGGGCCTTGGCGGCGACGAGAAGAAGTTCCCCGGCGAGATTTCCGGCGGTATGCGCAAGCGCGCCAGCCTGGCCCGCGCCCTGGTGATGGACCCGCAGATCATCCTCTGCGACGAGCCGGACTCGGGCCTGGACCCCGTCCGCACCGCCTACCTGAGCCAGCTGATCCTCGACATCAACGCCCAGATCGACGCCACCGTGCTGATCGTCACGCACAACATCAACATCGCCCGCACCGTGCCGGACAACATGGGCATGTTGTTCCGCCGCAAGCTGGTCATGTTCGGGCCGCGGGAGGTGCTGCTGACCAGCGACGAGCCGGTCGTGCGGCAGTTCCTCAACGGGCGCCGCATCGGCCCGATCGGCATGTCCGAGGAGAAGGACGAGGCGACCATGGCCGAAGAGCAGGCTCTGCTCGACGCGGGTCACCGCGACGGCGGCGTCGAGGAAATCGAGGGAGTGCCGCCGCAGATCGTCGCGACGCCGGGGATGCCGGAGCGCAAAGCCGTCGCTCGGCGCCAGGCCCGGGTGCGCCAGATTCTGCACACGCTGCCCAAGGAGGCCCAGGCCGCGATCCTCGACGACCTCGAGGGCACCCACAAGTACCGGTCGCACGAGTTCGGCGGCTAG
- the rpoB gene encoding DNA-directed RNA polymerase subunit beta, which yields MADSRQSKTDTTSQQGRPKNSTNNSVPGAPNRISFAKLREPLEVPGLLDVQTDSFEWLIGSPRWREAAIARGEGAGGANPVGGLEEVLYELSPIEDFSGSMSLSFSDPRFDEVKAPVDECKDKDMTYAAPLFVTAEFINNNTGEIKSQTVFMGDFPMMTEKGTFIINGTERVVVSQLVRSPGVYFDETIDKSTEKTLHSVKVIPSRGAWLEFDVDKRDTVGVRIDRKRRQPVTVLLKALGWTTERITERFGFSEIMMSTLEKDNTAGTDEALLDIYRKLRPGEPPTKESAQTLLENLFFKEKRYDLARVGRYKVNKKLGLHAGEPITSSTLTEEDVVATIEYLVRLHEGQATMTVPGGVEVPVETDDIDHFGNRRLRTVGELIQNQIRVGMSRMERVVRERMTTQDVEAITPQTLINIRPVVAAIKEFFGTSQLSQFMDQNNPLSGLTHKRRLSALGPGGLSRERAGLEVRDVHPSHYGRMCPIETPEGPNIGLIGSLSVYARVNPFGFIETPYRKVVDGVVTDEIVYLTADEEDRHVVAQANSPTTESPAGLVFAEPRVLVRRKAGEVEYVPSSEVDYMDVSPRQMVSVATAMIPFLEHDDANRALMGANMQRQAVPLVRSEAPLVGTGMELRAAIDAGDVIVAEKPGVIEEVSADYITVMADDGTRRTYRMRKFARSNHGTCANQSPIVDSGDRVEAGQVIADGPCTENGEMALGKNLLVAIMPWEGHNYEDAIILSNRLVEEDVLTSIHIEEHEIDARDTKLGAEEITRDIPNVSDEVLADLDDRGIVRIGAEVRDGDILVGKVTPKGETELTPEERLLRAIFGEKAREVRDTSLKVPHGESGKVIGIRVFSREDDDELPAGVNELVRVYVAQKRKISDGDKLAGRHGNKGVIGKILPVEDMPFLPDGTPVDIILNTHGVPRRMNIGQILETHLGWVAKSGWKVDTGKGVPDWAANLPEELLHAEADAIVSTPVFDGAQEGELQGLLSATLPNRDGDVLVNGDGKAVLFDGRSGEPFPYPVTVGYMYIMKLHHLVDDKIHARSTGPYSMITQQPLGGKAQFGGQRFGEMECWAMQAYGAAYTLQELLTIKSDDTVGRVKVYEAIVKGENIPEPGIPESFKVLLKELQSLCLNVEVLSSDGAAIELREGEDEDLERAAANLGINLSRNESASVEDLA from the coding sequence TTGGCAGATTCCCGCCAGAGCAAGACGGACACTACTTCTCAGCAGGGCCGCCCCAAAAATTCCACCAACAACTCGGTGCCCGGAGCGCCGAACCGGATCTCGTTCGCCAAGCTCCGCGAACCGCTTGAGGTTCCGGGGCTCCTTGACGTGCAGACCGACTCGTTCGAGTGGCTGATCGGCTCGCCGCGCTGGCGCGAGGCCGCCATAGCCCGCGGCGAGGGCGCCGGGGGGGCCAACCCGGTGGGCGGCCTGGAGGAGGTCCTCTACGAGCTGTCGCCGATCGAGGACTTCTCGGGCTCGATGTCGCTGTCGTTCTCCGACCCCCGCTTCGACGAGGTCAAGGCGCCGGTCGACGAGTGCAAAGACAAGGACATGACCTACGCGGCCCCGCTGTTCGTCACCGCGGAGTTCATCAACAACAACACCGGTGAGATCAAGAGCCAGACGGTGTTCATGGGTGACTTCCCGATGATGACCGAGAAGGGCACCTTCATCATCAACGGGACCGAGCGCGTCGTCGTCAGCCAGCTGGTGCGCTCGCCCGGCGTGTACTTCGACGAGACCATCGACAAGTCCACCGAGAAGACGCTGCACAGCGTCAAGGTGATTCCGAGCCGCGGCGCCTGGCTGGAGTTCGACGTCGACAAGCGCGACACCGTCGGCGTGCGCATCGACCGCAAGCGCCGTCAGCCGGTCACCGTGCTGCTCAAGGCGCTGGGCTGGACCACCGAGCGGATCACCGAGCGGTTCGGCTTCTCCGAGATCATGATGTCGACGCTGGAGAAGGACAACACCGCCGGCACCGACGAGGCGCTGCTGGACATCTACCGCAAGCTGCGCCCGGGCGAGCCGCCGACCAAGGAGTCGGCGCAGACCCTGCTGGAGAACCTGTTCTTCAAGGAGAAGCGCTACGACCTGGCCCGCGTGGGTCGCTACAAGGTCAACAAGAAGCTCGGGCTGCACGCCGGTGAGCCGATCACGAGCTCGACGCTGACCGAAGAGGACGTCGTCGCCACCATCGAATACCTGGTCCGCCTGCACGAGGGGCAGGCCACGATGACCGTCCCCGGCGGCGTCGAGGTGCCGGTGGAGACCGACGACATCGACCACTTCGGCAACCGCCGCCTGCGCACCGTCGGCGAGCTGATTCAGAACCAGATCCGGGTCGGCATGTCGCGGATGGAGCGCGTCGTCCGCGAGCGGATGACCACGCAGGACGTCGAGGCCATCACGCCGCAGACGCTGATCAACATCCGGCCGGTGGTTGCCGCGATCAAGGAGTTCTTCGGCACCAGCCAGCTCTCGCAGTTCATGGACCAGAACAACCCGCTGTCGGGCCTCACCCACAAGCGCCGCCTGTCGGCGCTGGGCCCGGGCGGCCTGTCGCGTGAGCGCGCCGGGCTGGAGGTCCGCGACGTGCACCCGTCGCACTACGGCCGGATGTGCCCGATCGAGACCCCGGAGGGTCCGAACATCGGGCTGATCGGCTCGCTGTCGGTGTACGCGCGGGTCAACCCGTTCGGGTTCATCGAGACGCCCTACCGCAAGGTGGTCGACGGTGTGGTGACCGACGAGATCGTGTACCTGACCGCCGACGAGGAGGACCGCCACGTCGTGGCGCAGGCCAACTCGCCGACGACGGAGTCGCCCGCCGGCCTGGTGTTCGCCGAGCCCCGCGTCCTGGTCCGCCGCAAGGCGGGCGAGGTCGAGTACGTGCCCTCGTCCGAGGTGGACTACATGGACGTCTCGCCGCGCCAGATGGTGTCGGTGGCCACCGCCATGATCCCGTTCCTCGAGCACGACGACGCCAACCGTGCCCTGATGGGCGCCAACATGCAGCGCCAGGCGGTTCCGTTGGTGCGCAGCGAGGCGCCGCTGGTGGGCACCGGCATGGAGTTGCGCGCGGCGATCGACGCCGGCGACGTGATCGTCGCGGAGAAGCCCGGGGTGATCGAGGAGGTGTCCGCCGACTACATCACCGTGATGGCCGACGACGGCACCCGGCGCACCTACCGGATGCGCAAGTTCGCCCGCTCCAACCACGGCACGTGCGCCAACCAGTCGCCGATCGTGGACTCCGGGGATCGCGTCGAGGCCGGCCAGGTCATCGCCGACGGTCCGTGCACCGAAAACGGCGAGATGGCGCTGGGCAAGAACCTGCTCGTGGCGATCATGCCGTGGGAGGGCCACAACTACGAGGACGCGATCATCCTGTCCAACCGCCTCGTCGAGGAGGACGTGCTGACCTCGATCCACATCGAGGAGCACGAGATCGACGCCCGCGACACCAAGCTGGGCGCCGAGGAGATCACCCGGGACATCCCGAACGTCTCCGACGAGGTCCTGGCCGACCTGGACGACCGCGGCATCGTGCGGATCGGCGCCGAGGTTCGCGACGGCGACATCCTGGTCGGCAAGGTCACCCCGAAGGGGGAGACCGAGCTGACCCCGGAGGAGCGGCTGCTGCGGGCGATCTTCGGTGAGAAGGCCCGCGAGGTCCGCGACACCTCGCTGAAGGTGCCGCACGGCGAATCCGGCAAGGTGATCGGCATCCGGGTGTTCTCCCGCGAGGACGACGACGAGCTGCCGGCCGGCGTCAACGAGCTGGTCCGCGTCTACGTGGCCCAGAAGCGCAAGATCTCCGACGGCGACAAGCTGGCCGGACGCCACGGCAACAAGGGCGTCATCGGCAAGATCCTGCCCGTCGAGGACATGCCGTTCCTCCCGGACGGCACCCCGGTGGACATCATCCTGAACACCCACGGTGTGCCGCGACGGATGAACATCGGCCAGATCCTGGAAACCCATCTCGGCTGGGTGGCCAAGTCCGGCTGGAAGGTCGACACCGGCAAGGGGGTTCCGGACTGGGCGGCCAACCTGCCCGAGGAGCTGCTGCACGCGGAGGCCGACGCCATCGTGTCGACACCGGTGTTCGACGGCGCCCAGGAGGGCGAGCTGCAGGGCCTGCTGTCGGCCACGCTGCCCAACCGCGACGGCGACGTGCTGGTCAACGGGGACGGCAAGGCGGTGCTCTTCGACGGCCGCAGCGGTGAGCCGTTCCCGTACCCGGTGACCGTTGGCTACATGTACATCATGAAGCTGCACCACCTGGTGGACGACAAGATCCACGCCCGCTCCACCGGCCCGTACTCGATGATCACCCAGCAGCCGCTGGGCGGTAAGGCGCAGTTCGGTGGCCAGCGGTTCGGCGAGATGGAGTGCTGGGCCATGCAGGCCTACGGCGCCGCCTACACGCTGCAGGAGCTGTTGACCATCAAGTCCGACGACACGGTCGGCCGCGTCAAGGTGTACGAGGCGATCGTCAAGGGCGAGAACATCCCGGAGCCGGGTATCCCCGAGTCGTTCAAGGTGCTGCTCAAGGAGCTGCAGTCGCTGTGCCTCAACGTCGAGGTGCTGTCCAGCGACGGCGCGGCGATCGAGCTGCGCGAGGGCGAGGACGAGGACCTGGAGCGGGCCGCGGCCAACCTGGGAATCAACTTGTCCCGCAATGAATCCGCGTCCGTTGAGGACCTGGCTTAG